The DNA region GACACGAAGCTCGGCCCCGAGGAGATCACCCGGGACATCCCGAACGTCTCCGAGGAGGTCCTGGCCGACCTCGACGAGCGCGGCATCATCCGCATCGGTGCCGAGGTCACGGCCGGCGACATCCTGGTCGGCAAGGTCACCCCGAAGGGCGAGACCGAGCTGACCCCGGAGGAGCGCCTGCTCCGCGCGATCTTCGGCGAGAAGGCGCGCGAGGTCCGCGACACCTCCCTGAAGGTGCCGCACGGCGAGACCGGCAAGATCATCGGTGTCCGCGTCTTCGACCGCGAGGAGGGCGACGAGCTTCCCCCGGGCGTGAACCAGCTGGTCCGCGTCTACGTCGCCCAGAAGCGCAAGATCACCGACGGTGACAAGCTCGCCGGCCGTCACGGCAACAAGGGTGTCATCTCCAAGATCCTCCCGATCGAGGACATGCCCTTCCTCGAGGACGGCACCCCGGTCGACATCATCCTCAACCCGCTCGGCGTCCCGTCCCGAATGAACCCGGGACAGGTCCTGGAGATCCACCTCGGCTGGCTCGCCAGCCGCGGCTGGGACGTCTCCGGTCTCGCCGACGAGTGGGCGCAGCGCCTGCAGGCCATCGGCGCCGACCAGGTCGCCGCCGGCACCAACGTCGCCACCCCGGTCTTCGACGGTGCGCGTGAGGACGAGCTCGCGGGTCTGCTGCAGCACACCATCCCGAACCGCGACGGCGAGCGCATGGTGCTCCCGTCCGGAAAGGCGCGCCTGTTCGACGGCCGCTCCGGCGAGCCGTTCCCGGACCCGATCTCCGTCGGGTACATGTACATCCTCAAGCTCCACCACCTGGTCGACGACAAGCTGCACGCCCGGTCGACCGGCCCGTACTCGATGATCACCCAGCAGCCGCTGGGTGGTAAGGCCCAGTTCGGTGGCCAGCGCTTCGGTGAGATGGAGGTGTGGGCGCTGGAGGCTTACGGCGCCGCGTACGCCCTCCAGGAGCTGCTGACGATCAAGTCCGACGACGTGACCGGCCGCGTGAAGGTCTACGAGGCCATCGTCAAGGGCGAGAACATCCCTGAGCCCGGCATCCCCGAGTCCTTCAAGGTGCTCATCAAGGAGATGCAGTCCCTGTGCCTCAACGTGGAGGTGCTGTCCTCGGACGGCATGTCCATCGAGATGCGCGACACCGACGAGGACGTCTTCCGCGCAGCGGAGGAGCTCGGCATCGACCTGTCCCGGCGCGAGCCGAGCAGCGTCGAAGAGGTCTGACGGGAGTCCGGTACGGGGGCTCGGTGCGAACCACTGAGCCCCCGGCCGGCCCCAGGACCCCCGAATCAGACCCACAGCCTTAACAACCCTGAGAGGGATTGACGCATAGTGCTCGACGTCAACTTCTTCGACGAGCTCCGGATCGGTCTGGCCACCGCTGACGACATCCGCCAGTGGAGCCACGGCGAGGTCAAGAAGCCGGAGACCATCAACTACCGCACCCTGAAGCCCGAGAAGGACGGACTCTTCTGCGAGAAGATCTTCGGTCCGACCCGGGACTGGGAGTGCTACTGCGGCAAGTACAAGCGTGTCCGCTTCAAGGGCATCATCTGTGAGCGGTGTGGCGTCGAGGTCACCCGCGCCAAGGTGCGCCGTGAGCGGATGGGCCACATCGAGCTGGCCGCCCCCGTCACCCACATCTGGTACTTCAAGGGCGTTCCGTCGCGCCTTGGCTACCTGCTCGACCTCGCCCCGAAGGACCTGGAGAAGGTCATCTACTTCGCGGCGTACATGATCACGTTCGTCGACGAGGAGCGCCGCACCCGCGACCTGCCCTCCCTGGAGGCGCACGTCTCCGTGGAGCGTCAGCAGATCGAGAACCGCCGCGACTCCGACCTCGAGAACCGCGCCAAGAAGCTCGAGTCCGACCTGGCCGAGCTCGAGGCCGAGGGCGCCAAGGCCGATGTGCGCCGCAAGGTGCGCGAGGGCGCCGAGCGCGAGATGAAGCAGCTCCGCGACCGCGCGCAGCGCGAGATCGACCGCCTCGACGAGGTGTGGAACCGCTTCAAGAACCTCAAGGTCCAGGACCTGGAGGGCGACGAGCTGCTCTACCGCGAGCTGCGTGACCGCTTCGGCACGTACTTCGACGGCTCGATGGGTGCCGCGGCGCTGCAGAAGCGCCTGGAGTCCTTCGACCTCGAGGAGGAGGCCGAGAAGCTCCGCGAGATCATCCGTACCGGCAAGGGCCAGAAGAAGACCCGTGCGCTCAAGCGCCTCAAGGTCGTCTCCGCGTTCCTGCAGACCGCGAACAGCCCCAAGGGCATGGTTCTCGACTGCGTGCCGGTCATCCCGCCGGACCTGCGTCCGATGGTGCAGCTGGACGGTGGCCGCTTCGCGACCTCCGACCTGAACGACCTGTACCGCCGTGTGATCAACCGCAACAACCGTCTGAAGCGTCTGCTCGACCTCGGTGCCCCCGAGATCATCGTGAACAACGAGAAGCGGATGCTCCAGGAGGCGGTCGACGCCCTCTTCGACAACGGCCGTCGTGGTCGCCCGGTGACGGGCCCCGGCAACCGTCCGCTGAAGTCCCTCAGCGACATGCTGAAGGGCAAGCAGGGTCGTTTCCGTCAGAACCTGCTCGGCAAGCGAGTCGACTACTCGGCGCGTTCCGTCATCGTCGTCGGCCCGCAGCTCAAGCTGCACCAGTGCGGTCTGCCGAAGGCCATGGCGCTCGAGCTCTTCAAGCCGTTCGTGATGAAGCGCCTGGTCGACCTGAACCACGCGCAGAACATCAAGTCGGCGAAGCGGATGGTCGAGCGCGGCCGCACGGTCGTGTACGACGTCCTCGAAGAGGTCATCGCCGAGCACCCGGTTCTGCTGAACCGTGCGCCCACGCTGCACCGCCTCGGCATCCAGGCCTTCGAGCCGCAGCTGGTCGAGGGCAAGGCCATCCAGATCCACCCGCTCGTCTGCACCGCGTTCAACGCGGACTTCGACGGTGACCAGATGGCCGTCCACCTGCCGCTCTCCGCGGAGGCGCAGGCCGAGGCCCGCATCCTGATGCTGTCCTCGAACAACATCCTCAAGCCGGCCGACGGCCGCCCGGTGACGATGCCGACCCAGGACATGGTCCTCGGTCTGTTCTTCCTCACCACCGACGGCGAGCTGCGGAACGTCAAGGGCGAGGGCCGCGCGTTCGGCTCCACGGCCGAGGCGATCATGGCCTTCGACGCCGGCGAGCTGTCGCTGCAGTCGCAGATCGACATCCGCTTCCCGATCGGCACCGTTCCGCCGCGCGGCTGGGTTCCCCCGGTCGCCGAGGAGGGCACCGAGTCCGACAGCGGCTCCGCCGCGGGGTCGTGGCAGCTTGGTGACAGCTTCCGGCTGAAGACCACGCTGGGCCGTGCGCTCTTCAACGAGCTGCTGCCCGAGGACTACCCGTTCGTCGACTACTCG from Streptomyces fradiae includes:
- a CDS encoding DNA-directed RNA polymerase subunit beta', which produces MLDVNFFDELRIGLATADDIRQWSHGEVKKPETINYRTLKPEKDGLFCEKIFGPTRDWECYCGKYKRVRFKGIICERCGVEVTRAKVRRERMGHIELAAPVTHIWYFKGVPSRLGYLLDLAPKDLEKVIYFAAYMITFVDEERRTRDLPSLEAHVSVERQQIENRRDSDLENRAKKLESDLAELEAEGAKADVRRKVREGAEREMKQLRDRAQREIDRLDEVWNRFKNLKVQDLEGDELLYRELRDRFGTYFDGSMGAAALQKRLESFDLEEEAEKLREIIRTGKGQKKTRALKRLKVVSAFLQTANSPKGMVLDCVPVIPPDLRPMVQLDGGRFATSDLNDLYRRVINRNNRLKRLLDLGAPEIIVNNEKRMLQEAVDALFDNGRRGRPVTGPGNRPLKSLSDMLKGKQGRFRQNLLGKRVDYSARSVIVVGPQLKLHQCGLPKAMALELFKPFVMKRLVDLNHAQNIKSAKRMVERGRTVVYDVLEEVIAEHPVLLNRAPTLHRLGIQAFEPQLVEGKAIQIHPLVCTAFNADFDGDQMAVHLPLSAEAQAEARILMLSSNNILKPADGRPVTMPTQDMVLGLFFLTTDGELRNVKGEGRAFGSTAEAIMAFDAGELSLQSQIDIRFPIGTVPPRGWVPPVAEEGTESDSGSAAGSWQLGDSFRLKTTLGRALFNELLPEDYPFVDYSVGKKQLSEIVNDLAERYPKVIVAATLDNLKAAGFFWATRSGVTVAISDVVVPEAKKEIVAGYEAQDEKVQKQYERGLITKEERTQELIAIWTKATNEVAEAMNANFPKTNPIFMMVDSGARGNMMQMRQIAGMRGLVSNAKNETIPRPIKASFREGLSVLEYFISTHGARKGLADTALRTADSGYLTRRLVDVSQDVIIREEDCGTERGLKLRIAAKDEAGVLRKADDVETSVYARMLAEDVVVDGKVIAPANVDLGDVLIDALVKAGVEEVKTRSVLTCESAVGTCAFCYGRSLATGKLVDIGEAVGIIAAQSIGEPGTQLTMRTFHTGGVAGDDITQGLPRVVELFEARQPKGVAPISEAAGRVRIEETEKTKKIVVTPDDGTDETAFPISKRARLLVGEGDHVEVGQKLTVGATNPHDVLRILGQRAVQVHLVGEVQKVYNSQGVSIHDKHIEIIIRQMLRRVTIIESGDAELLPGELVERSKFETENRRVVQEGGHPASGRPQLMGITKASLATESWLSAASFQETTRVLTDAAINAKSDSLIGLKENVIIGKLIPAGTGLSRYRNIRVEPTEEAKAAMYSAVGYDDIDYSPFGTGSGQAVPLEDYDYGPYNQ